One window from the genome of Megalobrama amblycephala isolate DHTTF-2021 linkage group LG4, ASM1881202v1, whole genome shotgun sequence encodes:
- the LOC125266055 gene encoding cystatin-B-like gives MCDIGGWTTEESVTPEVTNICLEVKSDIEEKAGANFEVYIPLSFASHIVAGTNYVVKVYVGVDKCIHAMIFQALPCSGGELTVTGVQHPKTASEPLIPFDD, from the exons ATGTGTGATATTGGAGGATGGACCACAGAGGAGTCTGTCACTCCAGAGGTGACGAACATCTGCCTTGAG GTGAAGTCAGACATAGAGGAGAAGGCTGGAGCTAATTTTGAGGTTTACATTCCTTTAAGCTTTGCTTCTCATATTGTGGCAGGGACAAACTATGTGGTGAAG gTGTACGTTGGAGTGGATAAGTGCATTCATGCAATGATATTTCAAGCTCTCCCCTGCAGTGGAGGGGAATTGACTGTGACTGGAGTCCAGCACCCTAAAACCGCCAGTGAACCTCTGATCCCCTTTGATGACTAA